Proteins co-encoded in one Pirellulales bacterium genomic window:
- a CDS encoding HEAT repeat domain-containing protein: MAAFEHLGSLQKNRRKKTWQPCNGRWSFFRPQLSRLGEKASQAARALRARLQDPDAEVVLACAAALGAIEPSDSEFLPILKRALRSKHVPAIQAASYLWAMGSAANRLADDLVEFLVSFQQYNIWGLPGEGTLVRLGPPAVSALDGALKRALIERARLPHTVQAVLERVKTIANEALPEVRRARERVLGIPTDASGVPLDPQRDSQRTATIRFLEWMEQRLAALAEPDRRLVIPRYLALIGPPAKPAVPTLVTALDYADFQYPAIHALASIGQDAAPAADRVWLLVDSPDEDLRNAALRALQQMGVSDKSLRARLRPAPKSQNQDERVEEALLISEFGASADEILAMLLESATDLHSYLTEALQDDNPNVRRAAAEVAGRVGPAAKDAVVGMASNGPELSYLTAALQDDNRDVRRAAAEALGRIGQTAKDSVPRLIELLDDEDSCDAATEALGHIGPTARAVVPKLLESLKAIRQLPDSDEYDYFPGEYFARLDALAGIGSGARDAVPELLRLANFDDRSIRGGAVLTLARIDPTHPSLVPRMRSLLLEWERRSAIGSTASMFSFGGDPFDNVADKIADTVWELGPHAEPLVPALERIVTANHLVDLKVRCYAAFALARFEPHRQTAKAYLKSALRLGLPGSPNLANKLLQRIDGVPKSPAAR, from the coding sequence TTGGCAGCCTTCGAACACCTTGGAAGCCTTCAAAAAAATCGCCGGAAAAAGACGTGGCAGCCGTGCAACGGACGGTGGTCGTTCTTCCGGCCGCAGCTCTCGCGGCTGGGGGAAAAGGCGAGTCAGGCCGCCCGCGCGTTGCGAGCCCGGCTGCAAGACCCCGATGCCGAAGTTGTGCTGGCCTGCGCGGCGGCGCTGGGTGCGATCGAACCGAGCGATAGCGAGTTCCTCCCCATCCTCAAACGAGCGCTGCGCTCGAAACATGTTCCCGCTATTCAGGCGGCTTCTTATCTCTGGGCGATGGGGTCGGCGGCTAATCGGCTCGCGGACGACCTCGTCGAGTTCTTAGTCAGTTTTCAGCAATACAATATATGGGGGCTACCGGGGGAGGGCACACTGGTGAGATTGGGCCCGCCCGCCGTTTCCGCCCTCGACGGCGCGCTGAAGCGGGCGCTGATCGAAAGAGCTCGGTTGCCCCATACGGTGCAAGCGGTTCTCGAGCGGGTCAAAACCATCGCCAACGAGGCGCTGCCTGAGGTGCGACGCGCTCGCGAACGTGTCCTCGGCATCCCGACGGATGCGTCGGGCGTGCCCCTCGATCCGCAGCGCGATAGCCAGCGGACCGCGACAATTCGTTTCCTGGAATGGATGGAGCAAAGACTGGCCGCGCTGGCAGAGCCCGATAGGCGATTGGTCATCCCGAGATATCTGGCATTGATCGGTCCTCCGGCCAAGCCCGCCGTGCCGACGTTGGTGACGGCGCTCGACTATGCCGACTTCCAATATCCGGCCATACACGCCCTGGCAAGCATTGGCCAAGACGCGGCGCCAGCCGCTGACCGCGTATGGCTCTTGGTCGACTCGCCTGACGAGGATCTGCGAAATGCCGCGCTGCGTGCCCTGCAGCAGATGGGGGTTTCCGACAAGTCTCTGCGCGCGAGGTTGCGTCCCGCACCGAAGAGCCAGAACCAGGATGAGCGGGTTGAGGAGGCATTGCTGATCTCGGAATTCGGCGCGTCGGCGGACGAGATTCTTGCGATGCTCCTCGAGTCGGCAACCGACCTGCATTCCTATTTGACGGAAGCCTTGCAAGACGACAACCCGAACGTCCGCCGCGCGGCCGCTGAGGTGGCGGGCCGGGTCGGCCCGGCGGCCAAGGACGCAGTTGTGGGCATGGCCTCCAATGGTCCCGAGCTGTCCTATTTGACCGCAGCCTTGCAAGACGACAACCGGGACGTGCGTCGCGCGGCCGCCGAGGCGCTGGGTCGGATCGGCCAGACGGCCAAGGATTCGGTTCCTCGTCTTATCGAGTTGCTGGACGACGAGGATTCGTGCGATGCGGCGACCGAGGCGCTCGGCCATATCGGCCCGACGGCAAGGGCGGTCGTCCCCAAGCTCCTGGAATCGCTGAAAGCCATACGGCAGTTGCCCGACTCGGACGAATACGACTACTTTCCGGGCGAATACTTTGCTCGCCTCGATGCGCTGGCTGGCATAGGCTCGGGAGCGCGCGACGCGGTGCCTGAGCTTCTCCGACTCGCCAATTTCGATGATCGGTCGATCAGGGGAGGAGCTGTCTTGACGCTGGCCAGAATCGACCCCACCCACCCTTCTCTCGTTCCCCGCATGCGGAGTTTGTTGCTGGAGTGGGAGCGAAGATCGGCAATCGGAAGTACCGCAAGTATGTTCAGCTTCGGAGGGGACCCATTCGACAACGTCGCTGATAAGATCGCCGACACGGTGTGGGAACTCGGTCCGCACGCGGAGCCCTTGGTGCCCGCCTTAGAGCGCATCGTGACGGCAAACCACCTGGTCGACTTGAAAGTCCGCTGCTACGCCGCCTTCGCGCTGGCGCGGTTCGAGCCACACCGGCAAACGGCCAAGGCTTACCTCAAAAGCGCCCTAAGGTTGGGGCTTCCTGGCTCACCCAACCTCGCCAATAAACTGTTGCAACGGATCGATGGGGTGCCAAAGAGCCCAGCCGCGAGATAG
- a CDS encoding peptidylprolyl isomerase codes for MPLSRSATDVLLALACFWPLLAGCNRSSPPPEEQATANTDTDTADDNVVSGAPAEKRGKAAKPLDASAAYYPTVVLKTSLGDLTIKLDPQAAPRTVHNFLHYVESGHYNQTIFHQIDAGYVALGGAYTPDLVERQSRYPIPNEAANGRKNVRGTIAMARSIDDIDSSTCQFFINLAENPHLDHRGERPEEYGFCVFGEVTEGLDVLDKISAIEVQDKDDFKKLPVETVLIETAYRVR; via the coding sequence ATGCCCCTCAGCCGTTCCGCCACCGATGTCCTGCTGGCACTCGCCTGCTTCTGGCCGCTTCTCGCCGGCTGCAACCGTTCGTCGCCGCCGCCCGAGGAACAGGCCACGGCCAATACTGACACCGACACTGCTGACGACAACGTCGTTTCGGGGGCGCCCGCCGAAAAGCGAGGCAAGGCCGCCAAACCGCTCGATGCCAGCGCGGCCTATTACCCGACCGTCGTGCTCAAGACGTCGCTGGGCGACCTGACGATCAAGCTCGATCCGCAAGCGGCCCCGCGGACGGTACACAACTTCCTGCACTACGTGGAGAGCGGCCACTACAACCAGACGATTTTCCACCAGATCGACGCCGGTTACGTCGCGCTCGGCGGGGCGTACACGCCCGATTTGGTCGAAAGGCAGAGCCGCTATCCGATTCCCAATGAGGCCGCCAACGGTCGCAAGAACGTGCGCGGCACGATCGCCATGGCCCGTTCGATCGACGACATCGACAGCTCCACCTGCCAGTTCTTCATCAACCTGGCGGAAAATCCGCATCTCGACCATCGCGGCGAACGTCCCGAAGAATACGGGTTCTGCGTCTTTGGCGAGGTGACCGAGGGGCTGGACGTGCTCGACAAAATCTCGGCCATCGAAGTGCAGGACAAAGACGACTTCAAGAAGCTGCCCGTCGAGACGGTGCTGATCGAAACGGCCTATCGCGTGCGATAG